The Siniperca chuatsi isolate FFG_IHB_CAS linkage group LG17, ASM2008510v1, whole genome shotgun sequence genomic sequence atataccaaagtacagtatttgaataAATCTACTTGGTTACATTCTACCGCTGgcaattattattttgattatagATTCATCTGTCAATAACTTTGTTTTAGTAATCAATTAATTCtttagtctacaaaatgtcagaaagtagtcAAAACTACTATCACAACATCTCAGAGGCCAAGGTCACGTCTCCAGATGTCTTGtttgtccaaaaccaaaagattaCTCAACTACTAATcataaaaaacagagaaaagcagccaaTCATCACACgcgagaagctggaaccagaaaatctttgttttgtttgattaataactttaacatttaatcaatCATTTAAAATTGAGTAGTCAGACTTATAAGTCTGAGTGAAAAACAACATCTAGTGTTTTTGAAACTTTACTAAACTTTACAGCCTCACTGCAGCTATTAATAATGCAACTCCCCTGAAAATATAATGTAACccaattaaatttaattacaaTAACCTttttccctcggggatcaataaagtttttctgattctgattttcattctttttcagGATACAGCTGAGAATAGTTGCATTGAAGATTTAGGGTGaattacatgtaaataaagaaagaaaacacatttattagaATTTTGGAATCGCCAAAGCAACATGCAAGGAGGATTTACAACCGAGCACGATAGCTCATTTTTGCTTGTAAAGGAAGAGGACTGTTAATGTGTAGATTGGGGGGGTAGCAGCATCTGCGTGGGACTGGAAGGGTTCATGAAGAAGAGAAAGTCTCAGCTCAGACAAAGATGAACTTTTGGCCTTATTTTCAGAGGTGGTCTGTGCTGCTCCCTCCATCTACCTGGACTTTGCTCGGTCCAGTCTGGATCCCAGGATCGGTGTCGCAGCCCAGAACTGCTACAAGGTGGCCAAGGGAGCGTTTACAGGGGAGATCAGGTATCTCACCCACTGAAGGAATACACTCGTGAACTATTTATAATGCAATCTGTAGGCTAATGCATattcaaataactttttttcattGAGGATATCGGAACAGAGTTAAATTTTAGGGCTTTGAAGGAAATCCTCACATTCGCAAAAATGACCTAAAGACAtcatattaatcatttaaaaaataataataatcagattcagattttgtaCATCACATGAACAGGTAATCTTCAGTGTCTTTAACATGTTTCCTGTCCCTCCAGTCCGGCCATGATAAAGGACTGCGGGGCAGACTGGGTGATCCTGGGACACTCTGAGCGCCGTCATGTCTTTGGGGAAGGTGACGAGCTGATTGGCCAGAAGGTGAGACACTTTGTCCCGCTACAGAATGTTTTCACTGGCTGACTTGTGTGTTTGGAGGTAGTCTGCGGGGAGGTGGACATTGTTCAGTCTCAAAACACTCATCTAAAAGTGTTGAATGACATTAActttggaaaatgaaaacaactttttttttttataaataaaagcagGAAGTAGTGCAGTGTAGTGCTTCCCTGCAGTGTTGCTGCAGGGAAGAAAATACCTGCTGGATATGAAGTGGGAAACTACAGTATAAGTTACTTCTTTATGTAGGATAACTGTGTTTAAATTGTTGCAAGTGTTCAAACATTGGCATTAATCTGAGGTTCGGTCTCTTCAGCTTTTTGCCTTCACGGTAAAGTCAGGCAGTCTCAAGTTAGACGTCGAGTTGCAGGTCCTCATTTTCGCAACTTGAGTCTCAAGTTACGAGCGTTACTTTAACGTACCGTTTTGTCTGACCTCCACAGGATGGATGTGAGCCCAAACCTGCATTATTTTTCAGAATTTACTAGTTTAAGATTAAAAAGTAACAAACTTGCAATCCATGATTTCTTGCAAACTGGgatgaatttgttttttagACATCTAGATTACAAATAGTCTCTTCTAAGTGGCATTTTGATTTGGCCTGGACTCACAGTATTTCTTGGCAAAAGCTGCACAACAGCAGTTAAAAAGTCAAATCCTCTACAAACACCACAGCAGCATTGTGCAGATGTATATATATCCAATGGCACCAAAGCTGCTTGTTTACCTCCACCTGCTCCGTCAGATTGGGAGGTTCAGTGAATTGAAACCTGCCTGTTGTAACATGGTGCACAGGTTTGAGTGTGTTGTTGATCCTCAGGTGGCTCACGCTCTGGAGAGTGATCTGGGTGTGATCGCCTGCATCGGCGAGAAGCTGGAGGAGCGGGAGGCAGGCACCACAGAAGAAGTCGTCTATGCTCAGACGCAGGTCATTGCAGGTAAACAAAGGAAAGTTTTTAcccttttacttttattattttatatatttttctcttgttactttttcttttaaaaatttcttgttcattattttcttttcccttttattaattttttcatttatcttacagtatattattttttcttttttgtattattacGTTGTTGGTCTTGTGGATCTCCTTTTTTATCCTTTATGAAGAGAATTCTTATTTGCACACTGATGAAGGTGAAATACAGCAGTATAACGTTTTTTCTTTAGTTGAAACTTATTAGAAATTGATCAAAATATGAGGCGAGTTGTCCATTACAATGGGATTGCATCAACAATACACACAGCGATAATATTCTCATTTTTGTGACCAGTTCTTCAGTCCTCATGTATCTGCTGCTAGAGCAGCTACCGGTTTATATTCTGTATCCACTCTGCAGTCAGATATTTCAAGATATTATTGATGATCTTTCCCCTGGTTACATCTTTGCCTCATTTAGCCTACTTCTGCGCTCAAGTAGGCTACATGCTGACTTAAAACGCAATTAAAATAGGCCAGTGGTCTCTACGGTTGGAGACACAGTCGTCAGTGCCCTCTGTTAAGGCAGGATTCTCTCTTCTGAGAGCTCACAGAAAACAAGTAACAGAATCGATGGATGTTGGCAGCGCTGCTCTGTCTTCTAGGTTCATAATCTGATTGATATAAATGTTCTCTTATTGCACGACGCTTTTTTCCCTCTGAAACTGTTAGAAAGGGAATGGACTGAAGACCTCATCATATCAGCTGTTGTTCTGTGAAAGAGTTGCTCAGTGATTTGGGGTAGTTTACCTCCGTATCAGTGTTTGCATCGGTACATCATCATGTCAAATATTAGGAAATACTTTCtggtaataaaaatataaatattgttttataaaaaGTGACTGATGGTGGGATGTTGTGTTCCAGAGAACGTGAAGGACTGGGGGAAAGTGGTGCTGGCATATGAACCTGTGTGGGCCATCGGCACAGGCAAGACCGCTTCACCTGAACAGGTAACACTAACTCCTTCCTCTGTTCACTgcagttctttttttattactaaaaCCTTTTGTGGTTTATAATGTACAGTAACAGaacagtgtgtttacagtgggtgtgttcagtgtttctgcCTTCATCTTACCAGTGACACCACTGAGAGCTCTGAATCCTGCCGATCCAGTTTCACCAGTATAAACTCAGCTGGCTGCCAGTATTTTCTCCACCACAACCCACAATATACCCACACCTGCAGGCTGCAcattcagctgctgtcagctgaaaacattgtatctccaaatttggttaTTTTGGTCatacaggaatgtgtgtgtgtgtgtgtgtgtgtgtgtgtgcgtgcccaGGCTCAGGAGGTCCATGAGAAGCTGAGGGCGTGGCTCAGAGCCAACGTCTCCGAGGACGTGGCCGACTCTGTGCGCATCATCTACGGAGGTCAGTTTTACCTTTTAAAGCCGCTGTGTGCAGGATTTGAACATTTTCGTCTTGGCGACCCCTAGCAGTCACCTGTCAACCACTCATACCAGTATCTTTGCCCTACTCTGGTAAAATTTTAAGAATTCATACAACAGTTTTAATTTCTGGTGTTGAATGAGCATTACAGTCTCACAGGCTGTTTGTTCAAGGGTGGAGGTTTGGTTTTAGAGGTGGAGGAACACGATTAAATCATGGGTtcttcaacaaaaacaaatctaacgATGTGGCTAATATTTcctgcatttatatacattaaCTCATATCATTCTAGCAAATAACACATTAACCTGAAATTGGCAATCAAGCTTTCTTAGCcccaattaaaataattatacacTGTCAACCCACAGAAAAACATGCAGGAGGtcacagtatttttattttttcatcttcctctcaGGCTGT encodes the following:
- the LOC122864717 gene encoding triosephosphate isomerase — encoded protein: MAPRRFFVGGNWKMNGNKESLGELMTTLNTASLHDQTEVVCAAPSIYLDFARSSLDPRIGVAAQNCYKVAKGAFTGEISPAMIKDCGADWVILGHSERRHVFGEGDELIGQKVAHALESDLGVIACIGEKLEEREAGTTEEVVYAQTQVIAENVKDWGKVVLAYEPVWAIGTGKTASPEQAQEVHEKLRAWLRANVSEDVADSVRIIYGGSVTGANCRELASQGDVDGFLVGGASLKPEFVDIINACA